The genomic DNA TGGGTCCTTCCGATGCTCTGAAGTGCCTGAGAACTCTTCAGTTATCGGTGGGTCCCCACCCGGTGATCCCTCCCCCGGTGATCGATCCGGGCTAGGAGCACTCGGGCGACTACCGCCTTGAAGGCCCGCAGGTCTCCTGTCTTCGCCAGGAAGCTTTCACCTCGTGGGAGCAGCAAGCCTACCTCTCCACTGTGAACGATGATGGGAACCTTCCGCAGCTGCTCGTCCGCGCGGATGCGCCGA from Stigmatella aurantiaca includes the following:
- a CDS encoding response regulator, whose amino-acid sequence is MYSILLVDDDLDVVEIYAEFLEQLGYSVTSAPDGEKALALAAVLKPDLIITDFSMPRMNGLEFCRRIRADEQLRKVPIIVHSGEVGLLLPRGESFLAKTGDLRAFKAVVARVLLARIDHRGRDHRVGTHR